In Bacillota bacterium, a genomic segment contains:
- a CDS encoding ABC transporter ATP-binding protein has product MTNKEPERRQGTIRDLMLLVPYIKPQLGKLWAAIGLMIAASLISIFMPMFIRSAIDNHIIDGNLKGLFTLVSLAVALTMAMSGANILRARLMAYVGQSSIKAVRNDLFAKMQLLPVKFFDKVPVGKLITRLTSDVDALQELVGNAIVSMVIDSLKLVGFLAVMFWLDWRLTLVTLAVAPILAFALTYLTARIGKAEDLVREQTSVVNTNLQESISGIRVIQGFNAEEYFHEKFQKENHSLLQAGMKAIATYSYFWPTVDLSWVLSSAAILFFGGRWVLDGTTTPGTLVAMTSYAGQFFGPLRGLSQAYRIIQRALAGAVRINEIMASEVEVDENLPPMPPIRGSVEFDQVTFGYDPDEIVLHNISIKAEPGETIALVGHTGAGKTSIINLLCRFYDPLEGRILVDGINIHEHELASYRRQIGLVLQDPFLFSGTLRENLQFGKPTATDEEIWKALETVGLAETFAQHNVTLDTVLTERGANFSTGQRQLISFARALISDPRILILDEATAHVDTLTEQKVQRALAELLKGRTSFVIAHRLSTIRNADQIIVIGKGRILEQGTHEELLALKGEYWQLSTSQMIAKTE; this is encoded by the coding sequence GTGACAAATAAGGAACCTGAGCGGCGGCAGGGGACAATCCGCGATCTCATGCTGTTAGTTCCCTACATTAAGCCTCAGTTGGGAAAACTGTGGGCAGCGATCGGATTGATGATTGCCGCCAGCTTAATCAGCATCTTCATGCCTATGTTTATCCGCTCGGCAATTGATAACCATATCATAGACGGAAACCTAAAAGGATTATTTACCCTGGTTTCACTTGCAGTGGCGCTGACGATGGCTATGAGCGGAGCCAATATTCTGCGGGCACGGCTGATGGCCTATGTCGGGCAAAGTTCGATCAAGGCTGTACGCAATGATCTGTTTGCCAAAATGCAGCTTTTGCCGGTAAAGTTCTTTGATAAAGTTCCCGTCGGCAAGCTGATCACCCGCTTAACGAGTGACGTTGATGCTCTGCAGGAACTAGTGGGCAACGCTATCGTCAGCATGGTAATAGATTCTTTAAAGCTGGTGGGTTTTTTAGCAGTAATGTTCTGGCTTGACTGGCGCTTAACCTTAGTGACTCTGGCAGTAGCACCAATTTTAGCCTTTGCCCTCACCTACCTCACAGCTCGAATCGGCAAAGCGGAGGATTTGGTGCGGGAACAGACCTCGGTGGTTAATACTAATCTGCAGGAAAGTATATCCGGCATCAGAGTAATTCAAGGCTTTAACGCTGAAGAATATTTCCATGAGAAGTTCCAAAAAGAAAACCACAGCCTACTCCAAGCCGGCATGAAGGCCATTGCAACCTACTCCTATTTCTGGCCCACCGTTGACCTGTCCTGGGTTTTAAGCTCAGCGGCAATTCTCTTTTTCGGAGGCCGCTGGGTTTTGGATGGAACCACAACTCCTGGTACCTTAGTTGCCATGACTTCTTATGCCGGGCAGTTTTTTGGTCCACTGCGGGGATTATCCCAAGCGTACCGAATTATCCAAAGAGCGCTCGCCGGTGCAGTTAGAATCAATGAAATTATGGCATCGGAAGTCGAGGTTGACGAAAACCTGCCTCCCATGCCGCCAATCAGGGGCAGTGTTGAATTTGATCAGGTTACCTTTGGCTACGATCCTGATGAGATAGTACTTCACAATATCAGTATAAAAGCTGAACCCGGTGAAACCATTGCTCTGGTAGGACATACTGGCGCGGGAAAAACTTCGATCATTAATCTGCTGTGCCGCTTTTATGATCCACTGGAAGGCAGAATCCTAGTAGATGGCATCAACATTCACGAGCATGAACTGGCAAGCTACCGCAGACAGATTGGACTTGTGCTTCAAGATCCGTTCCTGTTCTCAGGGACTTTGAGGGAAAATCTCCAGTTCGGTAAGCCCACAGCCACCGATGAAGAGATTTGGAAGGCACTGGAGACAGTTGGACTGGCAGAGACTTTTGCTCAGCACAATGTGACTTTAGATACGGTTCTTACTGAGCGGGGAGCAAACTTCTCAACAGGACAACGACAGCTGATCTCCTTCGCCCGGGCATTGATTTCTGATCCGAGAATCTTAATTCTTGATGAGGCGACAGCCCATGTAGACACGCTAACCGAGCAGAAAGTGCAGCGAGCTTTGGCTGAGCTCCTAAAAGGGCGCACTTCATTTGTGATTGCTCACCGCCTGTCGACCATCCGCAACGCGGATCAAATTATTGTCATCGGCAAAGGCCGGATCTTAGAACAGGGTACTCATGAAGAACTTCTCGCTTTAAAAGGCGAGTACTGGCAGCTGTCTACCAGCCAGATGATCGCAAAAACTGAATAG
- a CDS encoding Ig-like domain-containing protein gives MYKKNLLLVLVLVLAVGLSGCLSFLKPEPKELEVKPAAVEIEVGNSQKLTVTVKDEKGKEIKKIDGKDIKWVIEDKVVEPLEENDEEAEPVAVLSANTGKEVTVTGKKVGEAVITVSYNDIVNEVDVTVKEATEDPGDDEEEEDNILFDEKVEAADKDTFFSTDYKKLTEDSNMPFYHIKGGGSGITVENGKLVLSGARFTAGMPNDHENTASDKTANGVLDLSKPYKIRIEYSDPGTFEDSEGNVPELSTKRFFVYLDNNTTSYKNTQHSFDSRIIELNMEELKDRVDSETSIGVIEVEPELGTETSFLQFRTESNSSVTLLRITVEYIEE, from the coding sequence ATGTATAAAAAGAATCTTCTGCTTGTATTAGTTCTAGTTTTAGCTGTAGGCTTGAGCGGATGTTTATCTTTCTTAAAACCTGAGCCGAAGGAATTGGAAGTAAAACCAGCTGCCGTTGAGATTGAAGTGGGCAATTCCCAAAAATTAACTGTCACCGTTAAAGATGAAAAAGGAAAAGAAATTAAGAAAATAGATGGCAAAGACATCAAGTGGGTTATCGAAGATAAAGTTGTTGAGCCTCTTGAAGAAAACGACGAAGAAGCAGAACCAGTAGCTGTGTTGTCCGCTAACACAGGCAAAGAAGTTACTGTAACCGGTAAAAAAGTTGGTGAAGCAGTAATCACTGTTTCATATAACGACATCGTCAATGAGGTCGATGTAACTGTTAAGGAAGCAACTGAAGATCCTGGCGATGATGAAGAAGAGGAAGATAATATTCTGTTCGATGAAAAAGTTGAAGCAGCAGATAAAGACACGTTCTTTAGCACTGACTACAAGAAACTAACCGAAGACTCAAATATGCCGTTTTACCACATTAAAGGCGGAGGCAGTGGCATTACCGTTGAGAATGGTAAATTAGTATTATCTGGAGCACGTTTCACTGCAGGTATGCCGAATGATCATGAGAATACTGCCAGCGACAAGACCGCAAACGGTGTCCTCGATTTATCCAAGCCCTATAAAATAAGAATCGAATATTCGGATCCGGGTACATTCGAAGACAGCGAAGGCAATGTACCAGAATTAAGCACTAAGAGGTTTTTCGTTTATCTCGACAATAACACAACTTCATACAAGAACACTCAACATAGTTTTGATTCCAGAATTATTGAGCTGAACATGGAAGAACTCAAAGATCGGGTTGATTCTGAAACAAGTATAGGAGTTATTGAAGTTGAACCAGAACTCGGAACAGAAACTTCATTCCTGCAGTTCAGAACCGAATCAAACAGTAGTGTTACTCTCTTGAGAATTACTGTTGAGTATATTGAGGAGTAG